The Sander vitreus isolate 19-12246 chromosome 5, sanVit1, whole genome shotgun sequence genome includes a region encoding these proteins:
- the fam222aa gene encoding protein FAM222A — MLACLQRRQNPPPQHPVCASKTLEPPQALGRKCELVVPTHSPRYPTAAELNAFAQKTANSPLSIKIFPTNIRVPQHKHLNRTVNGFDTTGQRYSPYTHTGGNQGLLAIVKTSSSSSLSTATFGPSKGVLKNSEGRRTKLSPAHIAVAPYPPPSSSTLASGRGQMVYHTGPSKPPEGPVLSVPPNVTVAGSVIPVTGGRGLALPAQSNLPSIQSIIYQINQHCQAQALQQVCQGAATAPSNSSPSKQGTTVMGVSSSSSGGGYVVGMGSQANMVYTGPGLPTQNAEAMKSGVYADSMDYILWQKQQQQQQQQQQQQQQQHHQQAVLRMYSGGSGGGGAISKSPETCVPGGGIMAAQMSSSSSRPYHLTASASGGGGMDKVSSSPLNCVGMHGNFSVGQYFAPPWNSVLVTPDSDCYNPQELLATSTGGPVTGHREMGYPHHHHHYHHHHHPAIDSGGGLCCSLPSKSLCNTSVLSSSLQSLEYLINEIHPPCIKEQMLGKGYETVSVPRLLDHQHAHIRLPVYR, encoded by the coding sequence GTGAGCTGGTGGTGCCCACACATTCCCCACGCTACCCCACTGCGGCAGAACTTAACGCTTTCGCTCAGAAAACGGCCAACAGCCCTCTGTCCATCAAGATCTTCCCCACCAACATCAGGGTTCCCCAGCACAAGCACCTTAATCGGACTGTGAATGGATTTGACACCACAGGGCAACGCTACAGTCCCTATACCCACACAGGGGGCAACCAGGGCCTGCTCGCCATCGTCAAGACCTCCTCATCGTCATCATTATCAACAGCCACCTTTGGCCCTTCAAAAGGTGTTCTCAAGAACTCCGAAGGCAGACGGACTAAGCTCTCTCCAGCCCACATAGCTGTCGCCCCATACCCTCCACCTAGTAGTAGCACTTTAGCCAGTGGCCGCGGCCAAATGGTATACCACACTGGGCCATCAAAGCCTCCAGAAGGCCCTGTACTGTCGGTTCCCCCAAATGTCACTGTAGCTGGTTCAGTGATTCCTGTAACAGGGGGCCGAGGCTTGGCCCTGCCCGCACAGTCCAACCTCCCCTCCATCCAGAGCATCATCTACCAGATCAACCAGCATTGCCAGGCCCAAGCTCTGCAGCAGGTGTGCCAGGGGGCTGCCACTGCACCGTCAAATTCCAGCCCCTCCAAGCAGGGCACAACTGTCATGGGGGTCTCATCTAGCTCCTCAGGAGGAGGCTACGTAGTAGGAATGGGTTCCCAGGCTAATATGGTATACACAGGGCCCGGGCTGCCGACTCAAAATGCAGAGGCAATGAAGTCTGGTGTGTACGCAGATAGTATGGACTACATTCTTTGgcagaagcagcagcaacaacagcagcagcagcagcagcagcagcagcagcagcatcatcaACAGGCTGTGCTCCGCATGTACAGCGGAGGTAGCGGAGGAGGGGGCGCTATCAGCAAGTCCCCCGAAACTTGTGTTCCAGGGGGAGGGATTATGGCGGCACAaatgtcctcctcttcctccagaccTTACCACCTGACAGCAAGTGCCAGCGGAGGAGGCGGGATGGACAAAGTCAGCTCATCCCCTTTGAACTGTGTGGGTATGCATGGAAATTTCTCAGTGGGTCAATACTTTGCCCCTCCGTGGAACAGTGTTTTGGTGACACCTGACAGTGACTGCTACAATCCCCAGGAGCTTTTGGCCACCTCCACAGGAGGGCCGGTCACGGGGCACAGAGAGATGGGCTACccccaccaccatcaccactaccaccatcatcatcaccctGCTATAGACAGCGGGGGAGGTTTATGCTGCAGCCTGCCGAGCAAGAGCTTGTGCAACACATCAGTGCTGAGCAGCAGCTTGCAGTCTCTGGAGTACCTGATCAACGAAATCCACCCACCCTGCATCAAGGAGCAGATGCTTGGCAAAGGCTACGAGACTGTGTCTGTGCCACGTCTGTTAGACCACCAGCATGCACACATCCGCCTCCCTGTTTACAGATAG